A stretch of Labrus bergylta chromosome 19, fLabBer1.1, whole genome shotgun sequence DNA encodes these proteins:
- the LOC109982490 gene encoding probable methyltransferase-like protein 24, with protein MKRQPLPIRPLLTKECASSSQVPPGGKEKEEEERGGGVFSAGTFLAALQKQFNNRAPCQIPPCRRHGGGMRTCARWWGRGGLPLRWRILLLTVPPFLLALQLLVVGPRLPRAARLGVEEQEGAVAFSVISIEPVRDSRQRGSPSARPPGLEEEEEEEEVEVDDGERKEGARAYEDENEMLSRQVGPRTLEVQPWVADEPSFTAELDRIITYISRPQLNCSRVLSPGHTQASQHPADSPRWLLCAEDWLLPTHDSLCVAYSFSMDGGDAEFLKTMSGLGCEVHSFDPSNSNASGRHLGNSLASNHGDGGGVSQHKMWLEWRAPRKHKHKTRGSLSSVSQKLADIMAALGHHTVHFLYADLLSAEWRVFQNWIESGTLQSVHHLVATVHLQWAGFEVGGTNEEVLRYWFSILQGLRASGLKLIHSAAGEGHSVLKQTVANAHSSYTLSWVNTRH; from the exons ATGAAACGGCAGCCACTGCCAATAAGGCCACTGTTGACCAAGGAATGCGCCTCGTCATCACAAGTTCCCCCTGGGGgtaaagagaaggaggaggaggaaaggggaggaggggtgTTCTCAGCTGGGACTTTCCTTGCTGCCCTCCAGAAACAGTTTAACAACAGGGCACCGTGCCAGATACCGCCGTGCCGCCGCCACGGAGGAGGCATGCGGACCTGCGCGCGGTGGTGGGGCCGCGGTGGTCTTCCCCTCCGCTGGAGAATTCTACTTCTTACAGTCCCACCATTTCTCCTCGCGCTTCAGCTTCTCGTCGTTGGTCCACGGTTACCTCGAGCCGCGCGGCTGGgggtggaggagcaggagggcgCAGTAGCCTTTTCCGTTATTAGCATCGAACCGGTGAGGGACTCACGCCAACGAGGATCCCCGTCCGCCCGGCCACCGGgtctggaggaagaggaggaggaggaggaggtagaagTGGATGATGGGGAAAGAAAGGAGGGGGCACGAGCCTATGAGGATGAAAACGAGATGCTCTCACGCCAG GTGGGGCCAAGAACATTGGAGGTGCAGCCATGGGTTGCAGACGAGCCATCTTTCACAGCTGAACTCGATCGGATCATCACGTATATCTCAAGGCCTCAG CTCAACTGCTCCAGGGTTTTGTCTCCCGGTCACACTCAGGCATCACAACACCCTGCAGATTCCCCTCGCTGGCTGCTGTGTGCTGAGGACTGGCTCCTTCCCACACATGATTCTCTGTGTGTTGCTTACTCCTTTAG TATGGATGGGGGAGACGCAGAGTTTCTAAAGACCATGTCAGGGCTGGGATGTGAAGTCCACAGTTTTGATCCCAGCAACTCCAACGCATCTGGCCGTCACCTTGGAAACAGTTTGGCGAGTAACCATGGGGATGGAGGCGGAGTAAGCCAGCACAAGATGTGGCTGGAGTGGCGAGCGCCAAGGAAGCACAAGCACAAGACAAGAGGCAGCCTGAGTAGTGTTTCCCAAAAACTGGCAGACATCATGGCAGCTCTGGGACATCACaca GTTCACTTTCTATATGCTGATCTGCTCAGTGCTGAGTGGAGAGTTTTCCAGAACTGGATCGAGTCAGGAACTCTGCAGAGTGTCCATCATCTGGTTGCAACAGTGCACCTGCAATGGGCAGGTTTTGAGGTGGGCGGGACCAACGAGGAGGTGCTACGCTATTGGTTCAGCATCCTTCAGGGTCTCAGAGCCTCTGGACTCAAGCTGATCCACAGCGCTGCAGGAGAGGGTCACAGCGTCCTAAAACAGACAGTAGCAAATGCTCACAGCTCCTACACGCTCAGCTGGGTCAACACAAGACACTGA
- the gpr3 gene encoding G protein-coupled receptor 3, which translates to MILNTSDLGWDESSGAESFFPLDLLDRSPKYEVPPLTVWGVALCVSGTLIAAENAIVVTTILATPSLRAPVFLLLASLGLADLLAGVALILHFLFLFCVEPSEWSELVTSGLLVTSLTASLCSLMGVALDRYLSLSQALTYGSSQSRHRAAILLLLVWLGACIIGAGPAMGWHCLQEPNSCSVARPLTRTYLSLLCGGFLVVVMITLQLYAGICRVARRHAHAIATQRHFLPANQSYASKHSSGRGFSRLILVLSVFVGCWMPFSLWGLLGDASSPPLYTYATLVPAAGSSLLNPILYSLRHKDIRKVLLQACCPNRYTQNPHTHNPVDV; encoded by the coding sequence ATGATCCTGAACACCTCTGATCTGGGCTGGGATGAGTCCTCAGGTGCTGAATCCTTCTTCCCTCTGGACCTGCTGGATAGGTCCCCCAAATATGAAGTCCCACCCCTCACCGTGTGGGGTGTGGCCCTGTGTGTTTCAGGAACTCTCATCGCAGCTGAAAATGCAATAGTGGTCACCACCATCTTGGCCACCCCGTCTCTTCGTGCCCCTGTTTTCCTGCTACTTGCGAGCCTCGGACTGGCTGACCTCCTGGCGGGTGTTGCTCTGATCCTgcacttcctcttcctgttctgCGTGGAGCCCAGCGAGTGGTCAGAATTGGTGACCTCTGGACTGCTGGTAACATCACTCACTGCCTCACTCTGTAGCCTGATGGGTGTCGCTTTGGACCGATACCTGTCCTTAAGCCAAGCCCTCACCTATGGTTCAAGCCAATCTCGTCACAGAGCCGCCATCCTTCTGCTGCTGGTCTGGTTGGGTGCTTGCATCATAGGGGCGGGGCCTGCGATGGGGTGGCACTGTCTGCAAGAGCCAAACTCCTGTTCTGTAGCAAGACCTCTGACCCGGACATACCTATCACTTCTGTGTGGTGGCTTCCTGGTGGTTGTCATGATAACACTACAATTGTATGCTGGGATCTGCCGTGTTGCCAGGCGACATGCCCATGCCATCGCTACCCAGAGGCACTTCCTACCTGCCAACCAATCATATGCAAGCAAACACAGCAGTGGGAGGGGCTTCTCTCGGTTGATCCTGGTGctcagtgtgtttgtgggcTGCTGGATGCCTTTCTCACTCTGGGGGCTGCTGGGAGATGCTTCCAGCCCTCCTCTATACACCTATGCCACCCTGGTGCCAGCGGCAGGGAGCTCGCTGCTGAACCCAATCCTCTACAGtctgagacacaaagacattcGCAAGGTGCTGCTCCAGGCCTGCTGCCccaacagatacacacaaaacccgcacacacacaaccccgTTGATGTGTAG
- the sytl1 gene encoding synaptotagmin-like protein 1 isoform X2, translating to MEKEPADSPLDLSHLTEEEQSSILKVLQRDLELQRLDEGRVRILEETETDPARLRSLTGVWFDEERSKRHRNRASVCTLVHATLRHRKTKSRDVSLTELFNGEREETSHNNNNSSPEAEKRLKDRREQSAGQESFKSSPTSRTKIPITKGLPFRNSSSSSKEYERSNGHSEDLEEDYGDYDSLSSSLTEPASLKNSSSTGSLQSGYMLTGSMMSLFSSGDFGLVEVRGRILFSLVYDTQKEELQVKVNRCEDIALARKNRSDPYVKSYLLPDKSSQSKKKTSVKKKTVNPVYDQTLRYKVRKGELPSRTLNLSVWHAEPLGRNVFLGEVEAALGLWDWSCTQPLWQDLQPRVHLNPDSISSRGTIVLSIKFIPDGYEGGGLPLTGELHIWLREAHGLLSNKGGAIDSFVRSFILPDASRQSGQKTRMTKRSISPTYNHTMVYDGFHTSDMREACAELTVWQREGLKSHVLGGIRLSCGTGQSYGEDVSWMDSTVEEVAVWTSMITNPNHWIDATLPIRTNLTHRSE from the exons ATGGAAAAGGAGCCGGCTGACTCTCCTCTGGATCTGAGTCACCTGACAGAAGAGGAGCAGTCAAGCATCCTGAAGGTCTTACAGCGGGACCTGGAGCTGCAACGCCTCGATGAAGGACGTGTAAG GATCCttgaggagacagagacagacccTGCACGTCTGCGCTCCCTGACGGGGGTGTGGTTCGACGAGGAGCGCAGCAAACGCCACCGCAACCGGGCGTCAGTCTGCACCCTCGTCCATGCCACCCTCCGCCACAGAAAAACCAAGAGCAGAG ATGTGTCCCTGACTGAACTGTTCAATGGCGAGAGAGAGGAAACCtcgcacaacaacaacaactcctCTCCTGAGGCtgaaaaaagactgaaagacAGAAGAGAGCAGAGTGCAGG TCAGGAGAGTTTTAAAAGTTCTCCAACATCCAGAACAAAAATTCCCATAACAAAG GGTCTCCCGTTTAGAAATAGTTCCTCCTCATCCAAAG AGTATGAAAGAAGTAATGGCCACTCAGAGGATCTTGAG gAAGACTACGGGGACTATGACTCTCTGAGCAGCAGCCTGACAGAGCCAGCTTCTCTGAAAAACAGCAGCTCCACTGGCAGTCTTCAGTCGGGCTACATG CTCACTGGGAGCATGATGAGTCTGTTCAGCTCGGGGGATTTTGGATTAGTGGAGGTGAGGGGCCGTATTCTGTTCTCATTGGTTTACGACACCCagaaggaggagctgcaggtgaAAGTGAATCGCTGTGAGGACATCGCCTTGGCACGCAAGAATCGCTCTGATCC aTATGTTAAATCCTATCTCCTGCCCGACAAGTCGAGTCAAAGTAAGAAGAAAacctcagtgaagaagaagacagtGAACCCTGTCTATGATCAGACGCTCCGA TATAAAGTGCGTAAGGGAGAGTTACCAAGCCGGACCTTGAACCTGTCCGTGTGGCACGCTGAGCCCCTGGGGAGGAACGTGTTTCTGGGGGAGGTGGAGGCCGCTCTGGGCCTCTGGGACTGGAGCTGCACTCAACCACTTTGGCAAGACCTGCAACCCAGG GTTCATTTGAATCCAGACTCCATTAGCAGCCGTGGGACCATCGTGCTCTCGATTAAGTTCATCCCAGATGGATATGAGG gtggCGGTCTGCCTCTAACAGGAGAGCTCCACATCTGGCTTCGGGAGGCTCACGGTCTCCTGTCCAACAAAGGAGGTGCTATAGACTCCTTTGTTAGAAG CTTCATCCTCCCAGATGCTAGTCGGCAGAGTGGGCAGAAGACGCGGATGACAAAGCGCTCCATCAGCCCCACATACAACCACACTATGGTCTACGACGGCTTCCACACCAGCGACATGAGAGAGGCCTGTGCTGAGCTGACTGTGTGGCAGCGTGAAGGGTTAAAATCACACGTGCTGGGAGGGATTCGTCTGAGCTGTGGAACTG gtCAGAGTTATGGGGAGGATGTCAGCTGGATGGACTCTACAGTGGAAGAGGTCGCTGTGTGGACCTCCATGATCACAAACCCAAACCACTGGATTGATGCAACACTACCAATCAGAACAAACCTCACACACCGatcagagtga
- the wasf2 gene encoding wiskott-Aldrich syndrome protein family member 2, protein MPLVTRNIEPRHLCRQTIPSNIRSELECVTNISLSNIIRQLGSLSKYAEDVFGELFVQAGAFAERVNTLGERVDRLQVKVTQLDPKEEEVSLQAITTRKAFHSSLTQDQQMFTRPSLPMPVQDTYMVCNPPPPLNNLSKYRDDGKEALKFYTDPSYFFDLWKEQMLQDTKDIMKEKRKHRKEKKDLNQRTLNPRKIKTRKDEWERRKMGEEFVVPKNDLMNSSEGLNGSIGSGEDFTSEGLELSTGSYCYDPGSPLSPPGNDDFLPPPPPDMAYNDGQYGAPAPKRVSVLSPSHPPPAPPMTSPPPNSRPNLAPPPAPPPPPPASGFGVPPPPPSFDSPPAPPPFSSVPSPPAPPPPPIMSAVCPPPPPPVPTGGGPPPPPPPPPPPGPPPSSFNIPPPSGGGASSSAPKPKPEPEDDPRSDLLQAIRQGFNLRKVEAQREQEKRDDSGNDVAAILSRRIAVECSDSEDDSSEFDDDQWSD, encoded by the exons ATGCCTCTGGTTACGAGGAACATAGAGCCGAGGCACCTGTGTCGCCAGACCATCCCGTCCAACATCCGCAGTGAACTAGAATGTGTCACCAATATCAGCCTGTCAAACATCATCCGCCAGCTGGGCAGCCTCA gtaaATATGCAGAGGACGTGTTCGGGGAGCTCTTTGTCCAGGCTGGAGCATTTGCAGAGAGGGTTAACACACTGGGAGAACGAGTGGATCGTCTGCAGGTTAAAGTCACTCAGCTGGACCCTAAAGAAGAAGAGG TCTCTCTGCAGGCCATCACTACTCGAAAGGCCTTCCACAGCAGTCTGACCCAGGACCAGCAGATGTTCACCAGGCCATCTTTGCCAATGCCTGTACAGGACACCTACATGGTCTGCAAtccgccccctcctctcaaTAACCTCAGTAAATACCG GGATGATGGAAAAGAGGCCTTGAAGTTTTACACTGATCCCTCCTACTTCTTTGACCTGTGGAAGGAGCAAATGCTGCAGGACACCAAGGACATCATGAAGGAGAAACGGAAACACAGA aaggagaagaaagatCTGAACCAACGGACGCTCAATCCACGAAAGATCAAGACCAGGAAGGATGAATGGGAGCGACGTAAGATGGGGGAGGAGTTTGTGGTGCCGAAGAATGACTTAAT GAACTCTTCTGAGGGTCTAAATGGCAGTATTGGATCTGGAGAAGATTTCACTTCTGAAGGACTTGAGCTGAGTACCGGCTCCTACTGCTACGATCCCggctcccctctctctccgcCTGGCAATGATGACTTCctgcctcctccacctccagaTATGGC GTATAATGACGGACAGTATGGAGCACCAGCCCCGAAGCGTGTCAGTGTGCTGAGTCCAAGCCACCCACCTCCTGCTCCCCCCATGACCTCTCCTCCACCAAACTCTCGCCCCAACCTAGCCCctccccctgctcctcctccccctcctcctgcctcaGGTTTCGGAGTTCCACCACCTCCGCCTAGCTTCGACTCCCCACCAGCCCCTCCTCCGTTCTCCTCTGTTCCCTCTCCAcctgctccccctcctccacctattatgtctgctgtttgtcctcctcctccaccgccTGTACCTACAGGTGGTGgtcccccacctcctcccccacctccccctccccctggtCCTCCTCCCTCATCCTTTAacatccctcctccctctggTGGAGGTGCGTCCAGCTCTGCTCCCAAACCTAAACCGGAGCCTGAGGATGATCCCCGCAGTGACCTGCTACAGGCCATTCGACAAG GTTTCAACCTGCGGAAGGTGGAGGCACAGAGGGAGCAGGAGAAAAGGGATGACTCTGGTAATGATGTGGCTGCAATCCTGTCACGCCGTATCGCTGTGGAGTGCAGCGACAGCGAGGATGACTCTTCAGAGTTTGACGATGATCAGTGGTCTGATTGA
- the sytl1 gene encoding synaptotagmin-like protein 1 isoform X1, translating into MEKEPADSPLDLSHLTEEEQSSILKVLQRDLELQRLDEGRVRILEETETDPARLRSLTGVWFDEERSKRHRNRASVCTLVHATLRHRKTKSRDVSLTELFNGEREETSHNNNNSSPEAEKRLKDRREQSAGSQESFKSSPTSRTKIPITKGLPFRNSSSSSKEYERSNGHSEDLEEDYGDYDSLSSSLTEPASLKNSSSTGSLQSGYMLTGSMMSLFSSGDFGLVEVRGRILFSLVYDTQKEELQVKVNRCEDIALARKNRSDPYVKSYLLPDKSSQSKKKTSVKKKTVNPVYDQTLRYKVRKGELPSRTLNLSVWHAEPLGRNVFLGEVEAALGLWDWSCTQPLWQDLQPRVHLNPDSISSRGTIVLSIKFIPDGYEGGGLPLTGELHIWLREAHGLLSNKGGAIDSFVRSFILPDASRQSGQKTRMTKRSISPTYNHTMVYDGFHTSDMREACAELTVWQREGLKSHVLGGIRLSCGTGQSYGEDVSWMDSTVEEVAVWTSMITNPNHWIDATLPIRTNLTHRSE; encoded by the exons ATGGAAAAGGAGCCGGCTGACTCTCCTCTGGATCTGAGTCACCTGACAGAAGAGGAGCAGTCAAGCATCCTGAAGGTCTTACAGCGGGACCTGGAGCTGCAACGCCTCGATGAAGGACGTGTAAG GATCCttgaggagacagagacagacccTGCACGTCTGCGCTCCCTGACGGGGGTGTGGTTCGACGAGGAGCGCAGCAAACGCCACCGCAACCGGGCGTCAGTCTGCACCCTCGTCCATGCCACCCTCCGCCACAGAAAAACCAAGAGCAGAG ATGTGTCCCTGACTGAACTGTTCAATGGCGAGAGAGAGGAAACCtcgcacaacaacaacaactcctCTCCTGAGGCtgaaaaaagactgaaagacAGAAGAGAGCAGAGTGCAGG AAGTCAGGAGAGTTTTAAAAGTTCTCCAACATCCAGAACAAAAATTCCCATAACAAAG GGTCTCCCGTTTAGAAATAGTTCCTCCTCATCCAAAG AGTATGAAAGAAGTAATGGCCACTCAGAGGATCTTGAG gAAGACTACGGGGACTATGACTCTCTGAGCAGCAGCCTGACAGAGCCAGCTTCTCTGAAAAACAGCAGCTCCACTGGCAGTCTTCAGTCGGGCTACATG CTCACTGGGAGCATGATGAGTCTGTTCAGCTCGGGGGATTTTGGATTAGTGGAGGTGAGGGGCCGTATTCTGTTCTCATTGGTTTACGACACCCagaaggaggagctgcaggtgaAAGTGAATCGCTGTGAGGACATCGCCTTGGCACGCAAGAATCGCTCTGATCC aTATGTTAAATCCTATCTCCTGCCCGACAAGTCGAGTCAAAGTAAGAAGAAAacctcagtgaagaagaagacagtGAACCCTGTCTATGATCAGACGCTCCGA TATAAAGTGCGTAAGGGAGAGTTACCAAGCCGGACCTTGAACCTGTCCGTGTGGCACGCTGAGCCCCTGGGGAGGAACGTGTTTCTGGGGGAGGTGGAGGCCGCTCTGGGCCTCTGGGACTGGAGCTGCACTCAACCACTTTGGCAAGACCTGCAACCCAGG GTTCATTTGAATCCAGACTCCATTAGCAGCCGTGGGACCATCGTGCTCTCGATTAAGTTCATCCCAGATGGATATGAGG gtggCGGTCTGCCTCTAACAGGAGAGCTCCACATCTGGCTTCGGGAGGCTCACGGTCTCCTGTCCAACAAAGGAGGTGCTATAGACTCCTTTGTTAGAAG CTTCATCCTCCCAGATGCTAGTCGGCAGAGTGGGCAGAAGACGCGGATGACAAAGCGCTCCATCAGCCCCACATACAACCACACTATGGTCTACGACGGCTTCCACACCAGCGACATGAGAGAGGCCTGTGCTGAGCTGACTGTGTGGCAGCGTGAAGGGTTAAAATCACACGTGCTGGGAGGGATTCGTCTGAGCTGTGGAACTG gtCAGAGTTATGGGGAGGATGTCAGCTGGATGGACTCTACAGTGGAAGAGGTCGCTGTGTGGACCTCCATGATCACAAACCCAAACCACTGGATTGATGCAACACTACCAATCAGAACAAACCTCACACACCGatcagagtga
- the cd164l2 gene encoding CD164 sialomucin-like 2 protein, whose protein sequence is MQPLVLKVLCTTLLLVAVVPAVYSQSDCSQAESCDLCVGVSMLNLTGCVWRLCPTGNDTGSCMTDQGDSADTAMNCSWTRVSELCTVVETVADGGGGGDSGDGSNPNPSSEFSQAKFDMSSFIGGIILVLCLQAGGFFAMRFLKSKEQSSYDPIDQPAPQ, encoded by the exons ATGCAACCGCTGGTTTTGAAGGTCCTCTGCACCACTCTGCTGCTTGTAGCTGTGGTGCCTGCTGTTTACTCACAGTCAG ATTGTTCTCAGGCCgagtcatgtgacctgtgtgttGGAGTCTCCATGCTCAACCTGACAGGCTGTGTCTGGAGGCTTTGTCCAACtg GTAATGATACAGGCAGTTGTATGACTGATCAGGGTGACTCTGCAGACACCGCCATGAACTGCAGCTGGACTAGAGTGTCTGAATTGTGCACAG TTGTAGAGACTGTGGctgatggaggaggtggaggtgacTCAG GGGATGGAAGTAACCCCAATCCATCATCAGAGTTCTCCCAGGCCAAGTTTGACATGTCCAGCTTCATCGGCGGCATAATATTGGTGCTGTGTCTGCAGGCGGGGGGCTTCTTTGCCATGCGCTTCCTCAAATCCAAAGAGCAGAGCAGCTATGACCCCAT AGATCAGCCAGCACCACAGTGA